Within the Thermostichus lividus PCC 6715 genome, the region CGGCGGGACGGGGGCGGCGTTGTAATCAGGCTCATCTCGCGCACCCCAGATAAAGCCATATAAAGGGTACGGGGAATGGGAGTGGCGCTCAGGGTGAGTACATCCACTTGGGTTTTCAGGGCTTTAATTTTTTCTTTTTGGTTGACTCCAAACCGCTGCTCTTCATCCACAACGAGCAAGCCCAAATCTCGGAACTTCACTGCTTTCCCTAATAGTTGATGGGTGCCCACAACAACATCAAGCTCACCAGTTTTGAGCTTTTGGAGAATCTCTTGGCGTTCACTCTCACTGCGAAAGCGATTCAGCAATCCCACTTGGATGGGGTAGGGGGCAAACCGTTCTTTGAGGGTGTGGTAGTGCTGCTGGGTAAGAATGGTGGTGGGTGCCAGAACGGCTACCTGTTTACCGGCCATCACGGCTTTGAAAATAGCCCGAATCGCCACTTCGGTTTTGCCAAAGCCCACATCCCCACACACCAAGCGATCCATGGGGCGATCGCTCTCCATATCGGCTTTGACCTCTTGAATCGCCTTGAGTTGATCTGGTGTGGGCTGATAGGGAAACGAGTCTTCGAGTTCCTGCTGCCACGGAGTGTCGCCAGCGAAGGCAAACCCCCGCTGCTGTGCCCGTTGGGCGTAGAGTTGCAGTAAATCCACAGCCACTTTTTTTACGGCTTTGCGAACACGCTCTTTGGTGCGTTCCCAAGTTTTGCCGGTGAGCTTATTCAGTTGCGGTGGGGTCTCACTTTGCTTACGGAACCGCGAGAGGGTATTCAGTTGGTCAGCAGCGACACGGAGCACGCCATCGGCATACTGTAAGGCCAGATATTCGCGGGTTTCATTGTTGATGGTTAGGGTTTCGAGGCGCAGAAACTGGCCAATCCCATGCTGGCGGTGAACAACATAGTCCCCCGGTTGTAGTTTGTTAACATCCACCTGCTTCGCAGCAGCCCGACGGCGTTTGCGCACATAGCCCACGTTGATCAGGCTCTGCTGGCCAAAAAACTCGCGATCGCTGACGAGCACCGTGCGAAAGGTCGGTAGAATAAACCCCGATAGCTCTGCTAGGCCTGTGGCCTTCAGGGCAATGGGGACTCGCTGCTGTTGCAGCTTATCAATGGCCGGAAAATCTCTAGGGTTGGGAACAAACTGTGCTGGACAATCGTGCTCCTGCAGCAGGGCAACAGAACGACTCGGCTGGGCTGAGACTAACCAGACAGTGTAGCCTTTGTCACGCTCGTCCCGGAGGATACTGGCTAGCCGGCCAAACTGGTGGGGAATCGCCGGTACGGGTCGAGCCGCCACGTTCAACCCTTGCCCCTCACTGGCTAATTCGTAGAGGTCTAGGCGCGGAAACCGCTCGAGGGCTTCAGCAGTAACAGACCAGGGTTGATGAATCGGGGGGGGTGGATCGCTCAGAGTTTGCCAATAGCTCTGGCAGTGTTCCCACCAGCGATCGCTGTGGGCGGCACACAGGGGCGGTTCATCCACAGCCACTAAGGTATTGATCGGTAAGTAATCCAGTAAGGAGGCGGGCTGAGGAAAGGCAGTGCCCAAATAGCGGCGGGCATCTTCGGCAGGGGGAGCCTGACCCTTCGCCGCAAGGGCTGCCGTGATCAGGGGGGTAAAGCTAATGGGGGTGAGGGTGACCTGCGCGAGGGCATCCAGACGATCTCCCTCAGAGCGCAGTGACCGTTGGCTCACCGGATCAAATTCGCGAATGGCTTCAATTTCATCGCCAAACCATTCCAGCCGCACCGGCAGTTCGGCAGCCACAGGAAAAATATCGATGATGTCTCCACGGCGGCTCCACTGTCCTTCTGTTTCTACAAGGGAGACCCGCTCATACCCTAGGTGTGCCAAGTCGTTTGCTAGGGCAGTTAAGGATCGCTCGTCCCCCACCCGCAAGGTCAGACATGCTGCATGAAACACCGCCGGCGGTGGCAAGTGAGGTTGCAGTGCCCGTTCGGTCGTAACAATGGCCATGGTACCGGCGGGGCGATCGCTCTCTACTAGGGCTTGCATTTGCCCCCAGACCATTTCTGCTTCGAGATCAAAGGGATCGTAGGGAGAGGCTTCTGAGGTGGGATAAAACAACACGGTGTCCCACCCCATCAACTCCAGTTGTGTTGCCCAGCGCGCCCCCTCCTCAAGGGTAGAGGTCACAATACAAAGCGAGTGCTGGCAGT harbors:
- the mfd gene encoding transcription-repair coupling factor, whose protein sequence is MSLVALCRSWAKLPLTAELLSKLQQQRSLTLTGMPRLVKGLITSTLAQHCQHSLCIVTSTLEEGARWATQLELMGWDTVLFYPTSEASPYDPFDLEAEMVWGQMQALVESDRPAGTMAIVTTERALQPHLPPPAVFHAACLTLRVGDERSLTALANDLAHLGYERVSLVETEGQWSRRGDIIDIFPVAAELPVRLEWFGDEIEAIREFDPVSQRSLRSEGDRLDALAQVTLTPISFTPLITAALAAKGQAPPAEDARRYLGTAFPQPASLLDYLPINTLVAVDEPPLCAAHSDRWWEHCQSYWQTLSDPPPPIHQPWSVTAEALERFPRLDLYELASEGQGLNVAARPVPAIPHQFGRLASILRDERDKGYTVWLVSAQPSRSVALLQEHDCPAQFVPNPRDFPAIDKLQQQRVPIALKATGLAELSGFILPTFRTVLVSDREFFGQQSLINVGYVRKRRRAAAKQVDVNKLQPGDYVVHRQHGIGQFLRLETLTINNETREYLALQYADGVLRVAADQLNTLSRFRKQSETPPQLNKLTGKTWERTKERVRKAVKKVAVDLLQLYAQRAQQRGFAFAGDTPWQQELEDSFPYQPTPDQLKAIQEVKADMESDRPMDRLVCGDVGFGKTEVAIRAIFKAVMAGKQVAVLAPTTILTQQHYHTLKERFAPYPIQVGLLNRFRSESERQEILQKLKTGELDVVVGTHQLLGKAVKFRDLGLLVVDEEQRFGVNQKEKIKALKTQVDVLTLSATPIPRTLYMALSGVREMSLITTPPPSRRPIQTHLAPYDAETVRSAIRQELDRGGQVFYVVPRVEGIEEVGSKLQAMVPSARILIAHGQMAEGELESTMLGFSNGEADILVCTTIIESGLDIPRVNTILVEDAQRFGLAQLYQLRGRVGRSGIQAHAWLFYPRQEVLTDAARQRLRAIQEFTQLGSGYQLAMRDMEIRGVGNLLGAEQHGQLETVGFDLYVELLEEAIADIRGQDIPTVEDTQIDLNVTAFIPADYIPDLEQKMAAYRAASAATTKAELMQLAADWSDRYGALPKSVQQLLRVVELKQLARQCGISRIRAEGKQHVILETPMAEPAWKLLQEQLPSHLHSRFIYSQGKVTIRGLGVQPIEKQIEQLIDWFSQMQVSIRQQETV